One genomic region from Knoellia sp. p5-6-4 encodes:
- a CDS encoding GyrI-like domain-containing protein: MDEQVHVTTLPSQHVLVVRREVTLASIATGMDSAFGALWQHLSDSGVQPSGPPFVLYLGAPDGEFPIEVCVPVGTGPVGAQDIEARELPEGEGATLVHRGPYDGLAASWQTLTQWVGDSGRRPSGPPREVYVTDPRSCPPEDLRTELVIPLT, translated from the coding sequence ATGGACGAGCAGGTGCACGTGACGACGCTGCCCTCGCAGCACGTGCTGGTCGTGCGGCGCGAGGTGACTCTCGCGTCGATCGCGACGGGGATGGACAGTGCGTTCGGCGCGCTCTGGCAGCACCTGTCGGACTCGGGGGTGCAGCCCAGCGGCCCGCCGTTCGTGCTCTACCTGGGGGCGCCCGACGGGGAGTTCCCCATCGAGGTGTGCGTCCCCGTGGGGACGGGCCCAGTGGGGGCACAGGACATCGAGGCGCGCGAGCTGCCCGAGGGGGAGGGGGCGACCCTCGTGCACCGCGGCCCCTACGACGGCCTGGCAGCCTCGTGGCAGACGTTGACGCAGTGGGTGGGGGACAGCGGCCGCCGGCCGAGCGGGCCGCCGCGGGAGGTCTACGTGACCGACCCGCGCAGCTGCCCGCCGGAGGACCTGCGCACCGAGCTCGTCATCCCGCTGACCTGA
- a CDS encoding N(5)-(carboxyethyl)ornithine synthase: MTAADGIREHPLTLGVMARSQKENERRLPIHPQHLRHVAPDLRERIFLEQGYGERFGVPDEALRELVAGLRTKAELIEQCDVILQPKPVLSDLAEMRSGQIFWGWPHCVQDEKLTQLAIDKRLTLIAFEAMNHWNRDGSFNLHVFHKNNEMAGYCSVLHAMQIAGVTGDFGRKLRAAVIGFGATARGAVTALNGLGIFDVDVLTHRQVAAVAAPIHTARIVHFDDRTEEHMSHAVTDRGPVPLASFLAEHDIVVNCVLQDTDRPAVFLTEEDLPAVRRGTLVVDVSCDEGMGFSWARPTTFADPVFEVGDGVLYYAVDHSPSYLWSSATWEISEALLPFLGHVLGGSDAWEEHPTVRRAIEIRDGVVQNPAILSFQGRSPVHPHYPLAT; this comes from the coding sequence ATGACGGCAGCGGACGGCATACGGGAACACCCCCTGACGCTCGGCGTCATGGCGCGCTCACAGAAGGAGAATGAGCGCCGACTGCCCATCCACCCGCAGCACCTGCGGCACGTCGCACCCGATCTCAGGGAGCGCATCTTCCTCGAGCAGGGCTACGGCGAGCGGTTCGGGGTGCCGGACGAGGCGCTGCGCGAGCTCGTGGCGGGCCTGCGGACCAAGGCGGAGCTCATCGAGCAGTGCGACGTCATCCTCCAGCCGAAGCCGGTGCTCAGCGACCTCGCCGAGATGCGCTCGGGTCAGATCTTCTGGGGCTGGCCCCACTGCGTGCAGGACGAGAAGCTCACGCAGCTCGCCATCGACAAGCGCCTCACCCTCATCGCCTTCGAAGCCATGAACCACTGGAACCGCGACGGCTCCTTCAACCTGCACGTCTTCCACAAGAACAACGAGATGGCCGGTTACTGCTCGGTGCTGCACGCGATGCAGATCGCTGGGGTGACGGGCGACTTCGGCCGCAAGCTGAGGGCAGCGGTCATCGGGTTCGGCGCCACCGCACGCGGGGCCGTGACCGCCCTGAACGGCCTCGGCATCTTCGACGTCGACGTGCTGACCCACCGGCAGGTGGCTGCCGTCGCAGCCCCCATCCACACCGCGCGCATCGTGCACTTCGACGACCGGACCGAGGAGCACATGAGCCACGCCGTCACCGATCGGGGACCGGTGCCGCTGGCGTCCTTCCTCGCCGAGCACGACATCGTCGTCAACTGCGTGCTGCAGGACACCGACCGCCCTGCCGTGTTCCTCACCGAGGAGGACCTGCCGGCCGTGCGGCGAGGCACCCTGGTCGTCGACGTCTCGTGCGACGAGGGCATGGGGTTCAGCTGGGCACGGCCCACGACGTTCGCCGACCCCGTCTTCGAAGTGGGCGACGGGGTCCTCTACTACGCGGTCGACCACAGCCCGTCCTACCTGTGGAGCTCGGCGACGTGGGAGATCAGCGAGGCGCTGCTGCCGTTCCTCGGGCACGTGCTCGGCGGCAGCGACGCCTGGGAGGAGCACCCGACGGTGCGCCGGGCGATCGAGATCCGCGACGGGGTGGTCCAGAACCCTGCGATCCTGTCGTTCCAGGGCCGTTCGCCGGTCCACCCGCACTACCCGCTGGCGACCTGA
- a CDS encoding glycosyl hydrolase, whose amino-acid sequence MLRLQDQWVWDSWVADDGERYHLFFLHAPRSLGDPALRHTHATVGHAVSDDLTRWQHLGTALGPAQTGFDDLAIWTGSVVHDGRQWRMFYTAISTAGHHVYDQRIGSVVSDDLHTWHRSADQPVLPVDRRWYKTLDLAPPPTTGPHLEGSSETWRDPLVLADPAGDGWHMLLTARAVGGARNDDGVVGHARSDDLVTWRADPPLSRTGSGFGQLEVLQSKVIDGRSVLVFTCHPQEMTQERLVRSGHYCTWSVPSPSPVGPFDIDRARPFTADPDLFAAPLVQRRDGSWVLVGFHDLEQAGGDGFEICDPIPVGLDDDGYLVAR is encoded by the coding sequence ATGCTGCGCCTCCAGGACCAGTGGGTGTGGGACTCGTGGGTCGCCGACGACGGCGAGCGCTACCACCTCTTCTTCCTCCATGCCCCTCGCTCGCTGGGTGACCCCGCCCTGCGGCACACGCACGCCACGGTGGGGCACGCGGTCTCCGACGACCTCACGCGGTGGCAGCACCTCGGCACTGCGCTGGGTCCTGCGCAGACGGGGTTCGACGACCTCGCCATCTGGACCGGGTCGGTCGTCCACGACGGCCGGCAGTGGCGGATGTTCTACACGGCCATCTCCACCGCGGGTCACCACGTCTACGACCAGCGCATCGGCAGCGTGGTGTCCGACGACCTGCACACGTGGCACCGCTCCGCCGACCAGCCCGTGCTGCCGGTGGACCGGCGCTGGTACAAGACCCTCGACCTGGCACCACCGCCGACGACCGGCCCCCACCTCGAGGGCAGCAGCGAGACGTGGCGCGACCCCCTGGTGCTGGCCGACCCCGCCGGCGACGGCTGGCACATGCTGCTCACCGCCCGGGCGGTCGGAGGCGCCCGCAACGACGACGGGGTGGTCGGTCATGCCCGCAGCGACGACCTGGTCACCTGGCGGGCCGACCCTCCCCTGAGCCGGACCGGCAGCGGTTTCGGGCAGCTGGAGGTGCTGCAGAGCAAGGTCATCGACGGCCGCTCCGTGCTGGTCTTCACCTGCCACCCGCAGGAGATGACGCAGGAGCGGCTGGTGAGGTCAGGCCACTACTGCACCTGGTCGGTGCCGAGCCCCAGCCCCGTGGGCCCCTTCGACATCGACCGGGCCCGGCCGTTCACCGCCGACCCCGACCTCTTCGCCGCTCCCCTGGTGCAGCGCCGCGACGGGAGCTGGGTCCTGGTCGGCTTCCACGACCTCGAACAGGCGGGCGGCGACGGCTTCGAGATCTGCGACCCGATCCCGGTCGGCCTCGACGACGACGGCTACCTCGTGGCGCGGTGA
- a CDS encoding alpha/beta hydrolase, which produces MGWADGTVAVAGRPVYYRRSADVEDRPPIVHVHGFGISGRYLMPTAQVLAPRGVNVVPDLPGYGRSAKPESVLGIPSLAQALLEVLDALGLEQVVLVGNSMGCPVALEVAHAAPERVHRLVLVSPAGGIQNQPLARALVQLGADALRESPRMARVAVPDYLHFGPLSALRLFHELTQFPSLERLLQTPVPSLAVLGSRDPLMPPPRRVQEVGRLAPRHVTVVLIEGAAHALNFSHPDELAHVIGSWLDGREIVDDPSHPGRARVVDVWRRG; this is translated from the coding sequence GTGGGGTGGGCCGACGGCACCGTCGCGGTGGCGGGGAGGCCTGTGTACTACCGCAGGAGCGCCGATGTCGAGGACCGCCCGCCCATCGTCCACGTTCACGGCTTCGGGATCTCGGGCCGCTACCTGATGCCGACCGCGCAGGTGCTGGCACCCCGCGGCGTCAACGTGGTGCCCGACCTGCCCGGCTACGGCCGCAGCGCCAAGCCGGAGAGCGTCCTCGGCATTCCCTCGCTCGCGCAGGCTCTGCTGGAAGTGCTCGACGCGCTGGGCCTCGAACAGGTCGTGCTGGTCGGCAACTCGATGGGCTGCCCGGTCGCCCTCGAGGTGGCGCATGCGGCTCCTGAGCGGGTGCACCGGCTCGTGCTCGTCTCTCCTGCCGGCGGCATCCAGAACCAGCCCCTGGCGCGGGCGCTCGTGCAGCTGGGCGCGGACGCCCTCCGGGAGAGCCCCCGCATGGCCCGTGTCGCGGTACCCGACTACCTCCACTTCGGCCCGTTGAGCGCGCTGCGCCTCTTCCACGAGCTCACGCAGTTCCCGTCCCTCGAGCGGCTGCTGCAGACCCCGGTGCCCTCGCTTGCCGTGCTCGGCAGCCGCGACCCGCTGATGCCGCCGCCGCGCCGCGTGCAGGAGGTTGGGCGCCTGGCGCCGCGCCACGTCACGGTCGTGCTCATCGAAGGGGCGGCACACGCCCTCAACTTCAGCCATCCCGACGAGCTGGCGCACGTGATCGGGTCGTGGCTCGACGGTCGCGAGATCGTCGACGACCCAAGCCACCCGGGGCGTGCGCGGGTCGTGGACGTCTGGCGGCGCGGCTGA
- a CDS encoding DedA family protein produces MVDRHELLRARNGWLWVMLAVVLLLGGVVVARFLDGPELSERIAQASDSGAYLMVFALVFLDGLCALFPAETTLNTASTLAVEGALDLVPIMVAGALGAVGGDSALYWVARSSRRRFETKLDRALSNDKVAMALDLIGSRAAVMLAFGRYVPGLRFVVNASCGLSGLPYRTFLLWSAVGGTLWSVVSCTLAYAVASVLAGYPLASVVVAGGISSVAIAVIFLVLRSRRGAAAAEVE; encoded by the coding sequence GTGGTGGATCGGCACGAGCTGTTGAGGGCCCGCAACGGGTGGCTGTGGGTCATGCTCGCCGTGGTGCTCCTCCTCGGTGGCGTCGTGGTGGCCCGGTTCCTCGACGGCCCCGAACTGTCCGAGCGGATCGCGCAGGCCAGCGACAGCGGTGCCTACCTCATGGTCTTCGCGCTGGTGTTCCTCGACGGGCTCTGCGCCCTGTTCCCGGCGGAGACGACCCTCAACACCGCCTCCACCCTCGCAGTGGAGGGAGCGCTGGACCTCGTGCCGATCATGGTTGCGGGTGCCCTGGGCGCGGTGGGCGGTGACTCGGCGCTGTACTGGGTCGCCCGGTCGAGCCGTCGGCGGTTCGAGACAAAGCTCGACCGGGCCCTGAGCAACGACAAGGTGGCGATGGCGCTCGACCTCATCGGATCGCGTGCTGCCGTGATGCTGGCCTTCGGTCGCTACGTACCCGGCCTGCGGTTCGTCGTGAACGCCTCGTGCGGGCTCAGCGGACTGCCCTACCGGACCTTCCTGCTGTGGTCCGCCGTCGGCGGGACCCTCTGGTCGGTCGTCAGCTGCACGCTGGCGTATGCCGTGGCGTCGGTCCTGGCCGGCTACCCGCTCGCCTCGGTCGTCGTCGCCGGAGGCATCAGCTCCGTCGCCATCGCGGTCATCTTCCTGGTGCTGCGGTCGCGGCGCGGCGCGGCCGCGGCCGAAGTCGAGTGA
- a CDS encoding acetyl-CoA acetyltransferase gives MGVREAFDTDVLLTGWGHSRFGKLVDETLESLVVSVATKALENAGVEPGQVDEIYLGQFNSGMVPLGFPSSLVLQVSDALANTPATRVENACASGSAAFQQGVKSLLAGTARTVLVVGAEKMTHAPADVVGAALLGADYELAGTPSSTGFAGIFAEVARHHEKRHGPVGDTLGLIAAKNHRNGVLNPFAQLRKDLGVEFCQTVSDRNPVVAEPLRRTDCSPVSDGAAAVVLSSTAAPGAATAPVRLAGFGHANDFLPAAKRDPLEFTGSVAAWQRAMVMAGVGLDDLDLAEVHDCFTIAELVLYEVMGLAPRGEGRRAIEEGWVERDGRLPVNLSGGLKAKGHPVGATGVSQHVLAAMQLTGTAGDMQLSGARRAAVHNMGGLAVANYVSVLEAV, from the coding sequence ATGGGAGTGCGCGAGGCGTTCGACACGGACGTGCTGCTGACCGGCTGGGGGCACTCCCGGTTCGGGAAGCTGGTGGACGAGACGCTGGAGTCCCTCGTCGTCTCGGTGGCGACGAAGGCCCTCGAGAACGCAGGCGTCGAGCCGGGCCAGGTCGACGAGATCTACCTCGGGCAGTTCAACTCCGGCATGGTGCCGCTGGGCTTCCCCTCGTCACTGGTGCTGCAGGTCTCCGACGCGCTCGCCAACACTCCTGCCACGCGGGTCGAGAACGCCTGCGCCTCGGGCTCGGCCGCGTTCCAGCAGGGCGTGAAGTCGCTGCTGGCGGGCACGGCCCGGACGGTGTTGGTGGTCGGTGCCGAGAAGATGACCCACGCCCCGGCCGACGTCGTCGGGGCCGCCCTGCTCGGCGCGGACTACGAGCTGGCGGGCACACCGTCGAGCACCGGGTTCGCCGGGATCTTCGCCGAGGTGGCGCGACACCACGAGAAGCGGCACGGCCCGGTCGGCGACACGCTCGGTCTCATCGCCGCCAAGAACCACCGCAACGGTGTGCTCAACCCCTTCGCCCAGCTCCGCAAGGACCTCGGCGTGGAGTTCTGCCAGACCGTGTCGGACCGGAACCCGGTCGTGGCCGAGCCGCTGCGCCGCACCGACTGCTCACCCGTGTCGGACGGTGCGGCGGCGGTGGTGCTCTCGTCGACTGCCGCCCCGGGCGCCGCCACCGCGCCGGTTCGCCTGGCCGGCTTCGGGCACGCGAACGACTTCCTGCCCGCGGCCAAGCGCGACCCGCTCGAGTTCACCGGCAGCGTCGCCGCCTGGCAGCGCGCGATGGTGATGGCCGGGGTCGGCCTCGACGACCTCGACCTCGCAGAGGTGCACGACTGCTTCACCATCGCCGAGCTGGTGCTCTACGAGGTCATGGGTCTGGCGCCGCGTGGCGAGGGGCGACGGGCCATCGAGGAGGGCTGGGTCGAGCGCGACGGCCGGCTGCCGGTCAACCTCTCCGGCGGCCTGAAGGCCAAGGGCCACCCGGTCGGGGCCACCGGCGTCTCCCAGCACGTCCTCGCCGCCATGCAGCTCACGGGCACCGCGGGGGACATGCAGCTCTCCGGCGCCCGCCGAGCGGCCGTGCACAACATGGGCGGCCTGGCGGTGGCCAACTACGTGAGCGTGCTCGAGGCCGTCTGA
- a CDS encoding AMP-binding protein, whose translation MGPAHTAYRGWLWWGGLVYEHLHDHHRWVLPDVLEAQARERGDQTFLTVIGEGRLTYAAAARQARQVAAHCAGLGVAPGDAVAVLLPNGLDFVRLWLGLGRLGAVIVPLNTALTGDFLAHQLRDSGARHVVTTEDAAGAVADVQPTVPGLEVLALDGWEHAPEHDGHSPAASETACLMYTSGTTGPSKGVLMPHAHCYLFGLGSIEALGLTETDRYYVSMPLFHANGLFMQLYATLIVGASAVLRGRFSASSWLSDIREHGCTVTNLLGAMTQFVVAQPPTRHDRDHALRVVCPVPNPPSHERAWRERFAVPEVVSAYGMTEVNIPLYGRLGTSRPGTAGLVLDRWFEVSVRDPDTDDLLPRGEVGEITVRPKVPFGFMAGYAGLPDATVAAWRGFWFHTGDSGVMDGDGWVTFVDRTKDCIRRRGENISSFEVESAIARLDGVAEVAAYAVPAGAEGTEDEVMLAVVPAPGARLDPDAVAAHADLVLPRFARPRYVEVVDTLPKTPTQKVRKHQLRARAVGPATWDREAVTAPQAKD comes from the coding sequence GTGGGGCCGGCACACACGGCATACCGCGGGTGGCTCTGGTGGGGTGGCCTGGTGTACGAGCACCTCCACGACCACCACCGCTGGGTCCTCCCGGATGTCCTCGAGGCGCAGGCGCGCGAGCGCGGCGACCAGACGTTCCTCACCGTGATCGGCGAGGGCAGGCTGACGTATGCCGCGGCGGCGCGGCAGGCGCGCCAAGTCGCCGCCCACTGTGCCGGGCTGGGGGTGGCGCCGGGTGACGCCGTCGCGGTACTGCTGCCGAACGGACTCGACTTCGTGCGGCTCTGGCTCGGGCTCGGCCGTCTCGGCGCCGTCATCGTTCCCCTCAACACCGCCCTCACGGGCGACTTCCTGGCCCACCAGCTGCGCGACAGCGGCGCCCGCCACGTCGTCACCACCGAAGACGCCGCCGGTGCGGTGGCCGACGTCCAGCCGACCGTGCCGGGGCTGGAGGTGCTGGCCCTCGACGGCTGGGAGCACGCGCCGGAGCACGACGGCCACTCCCCTGCCGCCTCCGAGACGGCCTGCCTGATGTACACCTCCGGCACCACCGGGCCGTCCAAGGGCGTGCTGATGCCGCACGCCCACTGCTACCTCTTCGGGCTCGGCAGCATCGAGGCCCTCGGCCTCACGGAGACCGACCGCTACTACGTGTCGATGCCGCTGTTCCACGCCAACGGCCTGTTCATGCAGCTCTACGCCACCCTCATCGTGGGCGCCTCAGCGGTGCTGCGCGGGCGGTTCAGCGCGTCGTCGTGGCTCTCGGACATCCGTGAGCACGGGTGCACGGTGACCAACCTCCTGGGGGCGATGACGCAGTTCGTGGTCGCCCAGCCGCCCACGCGCCACGACCGCGACCACGCCCTGCGCGTGGTCTGCCCGGTGCCCAACCCGCCGTCGCACGAGCGGGCCTGGCGCGAGCGGTTCGCCGTGCCCGAGGTCGTCTCGGCCTACGGCATGACCGAGGTCAACATCCCCCTCTACGGGCGGCTCGGCACCTCCCGGCCAGGGACCGCTGGGCTGGTGCTCGACCGCTGGTTCGAGGTCTCCGTGCGCGACCCGGACACCGACGACCTGCTCCCCCGCGGCGAGGTCGGCGAGATCACGGTGCGCCCGAAGGTGCCGTTCGGCTTCATGGCCGGCTACGCGGGGCTGCCCGACGCGACCGTGGCGGCGTGGCGCGGCTTCTGGTTCCACACCGGCGACTCGGGCGTCATGGACGGGGACGGCTGGGTCACCTTCGTCGACCGCACCAAGGACTGCATCCGTCGCCGGGGCGAGAACATCTCCTCCTTCGAGGTGGAGAGCGCGATCGCCCGGCTCGACGGCGTGGCCGAGGTGGCGGCGTATGCCGTGCCGGCCGGTGCCGAGGGCACCGAGGACGAGGTGATGCTCGCGGTGGTTCCCGCACCCGGGGCCCGTCTCGACCCCGACGCCGTCGCCGCGCACGCCGACCTCGTGCTGCCCCGCTTCGCCCGGCCGCGTTATGTGGAGGTCGTGGACACGCTGCCGAAGACCCCGACGCAGAAGGTGCGCAAACATCAGCTGCGCGCGAGGGCCGTCGGGCCGGCGACCTGGGACCGGGAGGCCGTCACGGCGCCTCAGGCGAAGGACTGA
- the fdhA gene encoding formaldehyde dehydrogenase, glutathione-independent produces MTGNRVVVYKGPGEVAVESIDYPKLELPDDVVKGLGLKKSAPHAAILKLVTTNICGSDQHMVRGRTTAPVGQSLGHEITGEVVEVGEDVLFVKPGDICSVPFNIACGRCRMCNEGKTGICLNVNPARPGAAYGYVDMGGWVGGQAEYVMVPFADFNLLRFPDRDQALEKILDLTMLSDIFPTGYHGAYTAGATTGSTVYVAGAGPVGLAAAHSAQLLGASVVIVGDLNAERLQQAKSFGCETVDLSSGNELPDMIEQILGEPEVDAAVDAVGFEARGHGAGAAEAPATVLNDIMTIARAGAALGIPGLYVTGDPGGVDEGAKIGQIGVRLGLGWAKSHSFTTGQCPVKRYNRQLMNLILSGKAQIAKAVNATTISLDEAPQGYQEFDKGAAKKYVIDPHGMVA; encoded by the coding sequence ATGACGGGAAACCGTGTTGTGGTCTACAAGGGTCCGGGAGAGGTCGCCGTGGAGTCGATCGACTACCCGAAGCTCGAGCTCCCTGACGATGTGGTCAAGGGCCTGGGCCTGAAGAAGAGCGCTCCGCACGCCGCCATCCTCAAGCTGGTGACGACCAACATCTGCGGCAGCGACCAGCACATGGTCCGGGGGCGGACGACCGCACCGGTGGGGCAGAGCCTGGGCCACGAGATCACCGGTGAGGTGGTCGAGGTGGGCGAGGACGTGCTCTTCGTCAAGCCGGGTGACATCTGCTCGGTCCCGTTCAACATCGCGTGCGGGCGCTGCCGCATGTGCAACGAGGGCAAGACCGGCATCTGCCTGAACGTGAACCCCGCCCGGCCCGGGGCGGCCTACGGCTACGTCGACATGGGCGGCTGGGTCGGCGGGCAGGCGGAGTACGTCATGGTGCCCTTCGCGGACTTCAACCTGCTCCGCTTCCCCGACCGGGACCAGGCCCTCGAGAAGATCCTCGACCTCACGATGCTCTCCGACATCTTCCCCACCGGCTACCACGGCGCCTACACCGCGGGCGCGACGACGGGTTCGACGGTCTACGTGGCCGGTGCCGGTCCGGTCGGCCTGGCCGCGGCGCACTCCGCCCAGCTGCTCGGGGCGTCCGTCGTCATCGTGGGTGACCTCAACGCGGAGCGGCTCCAGCAGGCGAAGAGCTTCGGGTGCGAGACGGTCGACCTCAGCTCCGGGAACGAGCTGCCTGACATGATCGAGCAGATCCTCGGTGAGCCCGAGGTCGACGCAGCCGTCGACGCCGTGGGCTTCGAGGCGCGCGGCCACGGTGCCGGCGCCGCGGAGGCGCCCGCCACGGTGCTCAACGACATCATGACGATCGCCAGGGCGGGCGCGGCGCTCGGCATCCCCGGCCTGTACGTCACGGGTGACCCCGGGGGCGTCGACGAGGGCGCCAAGATCGGCCAGATCGGCGTGCGCCTCGGTCTGGGGTGGGCGAAGTCGCACTCCTTCACCACCGGCCAGTGCCCGGTCAAGCGCTACAACCGTCAGCTGATGAACCTCATCCTCAGTGGCAAGGCGCAGATCGCCAAGGCCGTCAACGCCACGACGATCAGCCTGGACGAGGCTCCCCAGGGCTACCAGGAGTTCGACAAGGGAGCGGCCAAGAAGTACGTGATCGACCCACACGGCATGGTCGCGTAG
- a CDS encoding MIP/aquaporin family protein: protein MQAGLWRRVVAECGGTAMLVLVGAGSVVAALRVGGGEVGYASLGFTSLTFAIVVAVVIHGFGPVSGAHINPAVTRALAATRRFPWAEVLPYVLARLVGAFVGAVLIIAVFGSGAVELGLGATSLGEGVPHWRGIVAVSLGTFLLLFAVMEVAVDSRAPLGWAGLVIGLAAAAAILLIAPQTGGSRNPARTFGPYLALALFGGQLPRRAQAPAAEESYTPNPPEEA from the coding sequence ATGCAGGCAGGCCTGTGGCGCCGTGTGGTGGCCGAGTGCGGCGGGACCGCGATGCTCGTGCTCGTGGGGGCCGGCTCCGTCGTCGCAGCGCTTCGCGTGGGCGGTGGTGAGGTGGGCTACGCGAGCCTGGGCTTCACCTCCCTGACCTTCGCCATCGTGGTGGCGGTCGTCATCCACGGCTTCGGTCCGGTGTCCGGCGCCCACATCAACCCAGCCGTCACGCGTGCGCTCGCCGCCACCCGGCGGTTCCCGTGGGCTGAGGTCCTGCCCTACGTGTTGGCCCGGCTCGTCGGCGCGTTCGTCGGCGCCGTGCTCATCATCGCCGTCTTCGGCTCCGGCGCGGTCGAGCTCGGTCTGGGCGCGACGTCGCTGGGGGAGGGCGTTCCCCACTGGCGGGGCATCGTCGCCGTGAGCCTCGGCACCTTCCTGCTCCTCTTCGCGGTCATGGAGGTGGCGGTGGACTCGCGCGCGCCCCTGGGCTGGGCCGGGCTCGTGATCGGCCTGGCCGCGGCCGCCGCCATCCTGCTGATCGCCCCCCAGACCGGTGGTTCGCGGAACCCGGCCCGGACGTTCGGGCCGTACCTCGCCCTCGCCCTGTTCGGAGGACAGCTGCCCCGCCGGGCACAGGCACCGGCCGCCGAGGAGTCCTACACCCCGAACCCACCCGAGGAGGCCTGA